The DNA region ATCCATCTCTTCGGGCTGAAGGTCTGCCCCGACCTGGACACCGTGATGTACACGCTCGGCGGCGGCATCAACGAGGAGCAGGGCTGGGGACGCGCCGACGAATCCTTCACCGTGAAGGAGGAGTTGGCGGCGTACGGCGTCGGCCCCGAGTGGTTCGGACTCGGCGACCGCGACTTCGCGACCCATATCGTCCGTACGCAGATGATGAGCGCGGGCTATCCGCTCAGCGCGGTCACCGAGGCGCTGTGCGCGCGCTGGCAGCCGGGAGTGCGGCTGCTGCCCATGACGGACGACCGGGTCGAGACGCATGTGCTGATCGACACCGCGGAGTTGGACGAGAGTCCGGGCAACGGCGCCGGTGGCGGCTCCGGCCACGGTCCCGGCGGCGGTCCCGGCGGCGACAGGCGCAAGGCCGTGCACTTCCAGGAGTACTGGGTGCGGCTGCGTGCCTCCGTCGAGGCGCACGCGGTGGTGCCGGTGGGTGCCGAGAGCGCCAAGCCCGCGCCGGGCGTGCTCGACGCCATCGCGGACGCGGACGTCATCCTCTTCCCGCCCTCCAACCCCGTGGTCAGCGTGGGCACGATCCTGGCCGTACCGGGGATCAGGGAGGCCATCGCCGACGCCGGGGTGCCGGTCGTAGGACTGTCGCCGATCGTCGGGGACGCACCGGTGCACGGCATGGCGGACAAGGTGCTCTCGGCGATCGGCGTCGAGTCCACGGCGGCGGCGGTCGCACAGCACTACGGCAGCGGGCTGCTGGACGGCTGGCTCGTCGACACGGTCGACGCGGGCTCGGCCCAGGCCGTTGAGGACGCCGGAATCCGTTGCCGCGCCGTCCCGTTGATGATGAACGGCACGGAGGCCACGGCCCAGATGGCGCGGGAAGCGCTGGCACTGGCGGAAGAGGTGGGCGCATGACGGCGCACGGCGGCGCGGACGGCGGCAGAGAGCGGACCGGTTCCGCTTCCGCGCCCGCGTACCGGGTGTGGGCACTGCCCGGGATTCCCGAAGTGCGCCCCGGCGACGACCTGGTGAAGCTCATCGTCGACGCGGTGATCAGCACGGCGGCGGGCACGGGCACCGGCGCGGCCACGGCCGTACCGGCGAACGGCGCGGCGCTCGCGGCGAGTTC from Streptomyces marispadix includes:
- a CDS encoding 2-phospho-L-lactate transferase; protein product: MERIVVLAGGIGGARFLRGLKAAVPDADVTVVGNTGDDIHLFGLKVCPDLDTVMYTLGGGINEEQGWGRADESFTVKEELAAYGVGPEWFGLGDRDFATHIVRTQMMSAGYPLSAVTEALCARWQPGVRLLPMTDDRVETHVLIDTAELDESPGNGAGGGSGHGPGGGPGGDRRKAVHFQEYWVRLRASVEAHAVVPVGAESAKPAPGVLDAIADADVILFPPSNPVVSVGTILAVPGIREAIADAGVPVVGLSPIVGDAPVHGMADKVLSAIGVESTAAAVAQHYGSGLLDGWLVDTVDAGSAQAVEDAGIRCRAVPLMMNGTEATAQMAREALALAEEVGA